A stretch of Rhinoderma darwinii isolate aRhiDar2 chromosome 4, aRhiDar2.hap1, whole genome shotgun sequence DNA encodes these proteins:
- the AMER3 gene encoding APC membrane recruitment protein 3 has product MELIRGKTFIKSYAQHPPEKVLTVVYKGRKNVELQKNVNDCDIRGKTFIKSYTQNPPEKVPTVVHKEKKNVVPEKNVNECYSKKNAVQTQRMSNGICTKEADNVRCPRFLRKSKTHDCVIKDEKPEKLSGQMAPGRIPNSLSSPGLVEDQGGKRNDIEANRQATCKQTMIDYRNFVPQMPFVPSVAKSLPRKRISLRKSRKSLRNIFNLKKNKQHDVISEDESQPMVFRMKEMNAGEKQHQLSINEMPSDEFLLHDCPDRDMYIDAVESFKALCEDVASLKSFDSLTGCGEIFADESASFIDIESSRVTFISKPSSIAASFQGGVEQLASPAKSESIDFSRLRGHMTSSATSVCSNVLSETMTSPVCHEINNEEMNESLSGDQVSNLSYNDLMSSSENIHDAESPMSTSDEGYYDSALDEGKNEVGNVRPFPRDSYSGDALYELFCDSCEKKPWPVQDCDLSVPSHNIDNPTSLYSFCVGSEENMASQPALGLDGEDSLDNTWKGRECLLKLCDTELSLTIGMVNWLKKTGKITENDISDQIVTCSSKEPIDMSNEQGNSAEETTATSGDNKRETFLHCESVITEPTDHVNSMIGNIDPLSNTFALHPKSTIGSDESTSEKNASSVTHLDYIALHNLSPKQSILINIIAYKNQLELSSPYTNKMFFCQMPNFIDILSFENHLDPLKPLSLQCLTYSVSENNRWLPDILQLCAADIPSLEVLFGNERILHSMVKIMRPYEIAINIKNAVEKLSPIQQTLQSITENGVNKNTFITDTNELQQANRICRTEFDQDFISNQQCIIKTSRLLPKERQTSKDAGKPGFRPLFKSIHSSVISRCSSVLYRVHNSEDAVIFFDKKYSPLPSSNDDPAQDSTTSSKYTKDGFLTSTTFTRENGLLLTKNKKWSI; this is encoded by the coding sequence ATGGAGCTGATTCGTGGCAAGACCTTTATAAAAAGTTATGCCCAACACCCACCGGAAAAGGTACTAACAGTTGTATATAAGGGAAGAAAGAATGTAGAACTTCAGAAAAATGTAAATGATTGTGATATTCGTGGAAAGACTTTTATAAAAAGTTATACCCAAAACCCTCCAGAAAAGGTACCAACAGTTGTacacaaagaaaaaaagaatgtaGTACCTGAGAAAAATGTTAATGAATGTTATAGCAAAAAGAATGCTGTACAGACACAAAGAATGTCTAATGGTATTTGCACAAAGGAGGCTGATAATGTCCGCTGTCCAAGGTttctaagaaaaagtaaaacacatgaCTGTGTTATAAAAGATGAGAAGCCAGAGAAACTTTCTGGTCAAATGGCACCTGGCCGGATACCAAACAGTCTCAGTTCCCCAGGCCTTGTAGAAGATCAAGGTGGAAAAAGAAATGATATAGAAGCCAACAGACAAGCGACATGTAAACAAACCATGATAGACTATAGAAACTTTGTGCCTCAGATGCCTTTTGTACCATCTGTTGCAAAATCACTGCCAAGGAAAAGGATTTCTCTAAGAAAATCCAGAAAAAGTTTAAggaatatatttaatttaaagaaGAATAAGCAACACGATGTCATATCAGAAGATGAGAGCCAGCCAATGGTGTTTAGGATGAAAGAAATGAATGCAGGTGAAAAACAACATCAACTAAGTATTAATGAGATGCCTTCAGATGAGTTCCTTCTTCACGATTGCCCTGACCGTGACATGTACATTGATGCTGTCGAGTCTTTCAAAGCACTTTGTGAGGATGTTGCTTCTCTAAAAAGTTTTGACTCCCTTACTGGCTGTGGGGAAATTTTTGCAGACGAAAGTGCCTCTTTTATTGATATTGAATCCAGCCGAGTCACATTTATTTCTAAGCCAAGTTCCATAGCTGCCAGTTTTCAAGGAGGAGTAGAGCAACTTGCCTCCCCAGCCAAATCTGAGTCTATTGACTTCTCAAGACTACGTGGCCACATGACTTCATCTGCAACAAGTGTATGTTCAAATGTACTTTCTGAAACTATGACATCACCAGTTTGTCATGAAATAAATAATGAAGAAATGAATGAAAGCTTGTCAGGAGATCAAGTTTCCAACTTATCCTACAATGATCTGATGTCTTCTAGTGAGAATATTCATGACGCTGAATCACCAATGTCCACCAGTGATGAGGGGTATTATGACTCTGCACTGGATGAAGGCAAAAATGAAGTGGGCAATGTTAGACCATTTCCACGGGATAGTTACAGTGGAGATGCCCTGTATGAGTTATTTTGTGACTCATGTGAAAAGAAGCCCTGGCCTGTTCAGGACTGTGACTTGTCTGTGCCTAGTCATAACATTGACAACCCAACATCCCTATATAGCTTTTGTGTGGGATCTGAGGAAAATATGGCCTCTCAACCAGCTTTAGGACTTGATGGAGAAGACAGTCTTGACAATACATGGAAAGGAAGAGAATGTTTATTAAAACTATGTGACACTGAGCTGTCTTTAACTATTGGAATGGTTAACTGGTTAAAAAAGACcggaaaaataacagaaaatgATATTAGTGATCAAATTGTCACTTGTAGCTCAAAGGAGCCCATAGACATGAGCAATGAACAAGGCAACTCAGCTGAAGAAACCACAGCAACATCTGGAGACAACAAGAGAGAGACATTTTTACATTGTGAATCTGTCATTACAGAACCTACCGATCATGTCAATAGCATGATAGGAAATATAGACCCTTTATCCAACACATTTGCTCTACACCCAAAATCTACAATAGGTTCAGATGAGAGCACATCTGAAAAAAATGCTTCATCTGTAACACATTTGGATTACATTGCCTTACACAACCTATCACCAAAGCAAAGTATATTAATTAACATTATTGCATATAAGAACCAATTAGAATTATCCAGTCCATAcactaataaaatgtttttttgtcaaATGCCAAATTTCATAGATATCCTTTCTTTTGAAAACCATCTAGATCCTTTGAAGCCATTGAGCCTTCAATGTCTTACATATTCTGTATCTGAAAATAATAGATGGTTACCTGATATTCTGCAGTTGTGCGCTGCAGACATCCCATCACTGGAAGTATTATTTGGCAACGAGCGTATACTGCATAGTATGGTTAAAATAATGCGGCCTTATGAAATTGCCATAAATATCAAGAACGCAGTTGAAAAGTTAAGTCCTATTCAACAGACTTTACAATCCATAACTGAAAATGGAGTAAATAAGAACACATTTATAACCGATACTAATGAGCTACAACAGGCAAACCGCATATGTAGGACAGAATTTGACCAGGATTTTATCAGTAACCAACAATGCATAATAAAAACATCAAGATTGCTTCCAAAGGAGAGACAAACCTCCAAGGATGCGGGTAAACCAGGATTCCGACCTCTTTTTAAATCAATCCACTCATCGGTGATCTCTCGTTGTTCCTcagttttatacagagttcacaacTCAGAAGATGCAGTAATATTTTTTGACAAAAAGTATAGTCCATTACCCAGTAGTAATGATGACCCTGCACAAGATTCAACTACTTCATCGAAATACACAAAGGATGGTTTTCTCACTTCTacaactttcacaagggaaaatg